The DNA segment TTCGTCCCATTTCAGGGGATCAGTCGGCTGTCCCCCTTGTGAGTGATCTGTGCCAAGATCGCGATAAATGTTCTTAAGCTTCGGCGCGTGACTTCGCAGGAGCACCGAAACTCGCAATCCGCCGACCCCGCCCTCGACACGGAGATCATCACCGTGTCGACGCCCGCCCCGGTCTTCGTCGACTCGACCGGGCGGCGCAGCCGGCTACTTCGGCGCGCGGCGTTGGCCTTCGGCGTCCTCGTCGTCGCCTACGGGGGGTTGCTCAGCGTCAGTCTGGCCGGTGGACCGGTCAGTTCGAGCGCGGTACTACCGCTGCCCGGCCTGGAGGACGACGAGGACGAGAAGAAGGACGCCACGCCGCCGCCGCGCCCGAGTCCTACACCACAGCCCAGTACGTCGGCCCGCCCGCGGTACATCGTGGAGTCGCTGCAGCGGCGCACCGACTACCCGCCACGGCGGACCGTCGCGCCCTCGTCCACAGCGCCCTCGGCCAAGCCGTCGAAGGCGCCGAGCACGAAGCCGGCCACCAGGACCCCGACGCCGACCACCACGAAGACGACGGAGTCGACCACCGAGCCGGAGCCGAGCAAGTCGGTCAGCCCGGCCCCCGGCACCTCGCCCAGTGCCCCGGCGACCGGCGGCGGCGACGCCCCGGCGCCTCAACCGCCCACCGGCGGCACCGGCGGCGGCGAAGGTGGCGACCCCGTCGTCGACGAGCCCGCGCCGGCGACCACCAGGACAACGGCGCCCGCGCCCACCAGGACCGCAGCGCCCGCGCCGACCAGGACGGCAACGCCGGCGCCCGCCGTGCCCGCACCGCCCGCACCGCCGGTCGACGACGACCCGGTGGACACCCCTGCCCCCTCGACCGGGACCACGCCGTGACGACCGCCCCCTCATCCACCCCCACTCCACCCCGGCGGTCCCGTGCCCGGGGCCGCAGCCGCCGCCGCATCCTGCCGCGCCCGCGCGTCATGCTCGGCACGCTGCTGATCGGCTTCTTCGTGGCGGTGCTGGTCGTCCAGGCCTACATCAACGCCGAGTTCAAGAACGACCACGTCGAGACCGAGGTCGGCGACCAGGCCGGGGTGCCGCTGGCGATCCGCGGCGGCGGCCCGATCATCAACACCACCGGCGGCCAGGAGAGCACCAGCCGGCTGCCGGACCGCACCATCGCGCTCACCTTCGACGACGGGCCGGATCCCGTGTGGACCCCGAAGATCCTCAAGGTGCTGCGCGACAACGACGCGCACGGCACGTTCTTCGTGGTCGGCTCGCAGGTGGCCCGCCACCCGGAGCTGACCAGGCAGGTCGTGGACGGCGGCAACGAGCTGGGCGTGCACACGTTCACCCACCCGAACATGCAACGTCTCGCGCCCTGGCGGCGTGAGCTGGAGCTGTCCCAGACCCAGGTGGCGATCGCCCGGGCCACCGGGGTGAAGACCAACCTGGCCCGGTTCCCGTACTCGTCCAAGAACGCCGCGATCGACGACGTCAACTGGAAACTCGTCAAGGAGGCCGGCCGGCACGGCTACCTGGTCGTGGTGAACGACCTGGACAGCGAGGACTGGCAGCGGCCGGGCGCTGACAAGATCGTCGCCGGTTCGACGCCGGCCGGGGACAGCTCGGCGGTCGTCCTCTTCCACGACGCCGGCGGCGAGCGCTCGCAGACCGTCGAAGCGCTGGCGAAGTTCATCCCGATGATGAAGGCCCGCGGCTACCGGTTCACCACCGTGACCGAGGGCCTGAACCTGAGCATCGCCGAGAAGGCCGCCGCCGCCGGCCGGGATCGCGCCGAGAGCGCCGAGGCGATCACCGCCCTGCCGCTGAACCCGGACGCGCCGAAGCACGACGAGTGGCGCGGGATGGCCCTGATCTGGACGGTACGGCTCGCCGACGGCCTGGTCCTGCTGGTGGCCACCCTTTTCGTGATCGTCGGCGCACTGACCATCGGCCGTACCGGTCTGCTCCTGCTCCTCGCGACCCGGCACGCCCGGCAGCGCCGCAAGCCGGACTGGCGCTGGGGCCCGCCGGTGACCGAGCCCGTCTCGGTGATCGTCCCGGCGTACAACGAGAAGGAGGGCATCGAGGCGGCCGTCCGCTCGCTCGCGACCGGCGACTACCCGGAGATCGAGGTGGTGGTCGTCGACGACGGCTCCACCGACGGCACCGCCGACCTCGTGGAACGGATGGGACTGCCGAACGTCCGGGTGGTACGCGTGCCGAACGGCGGCAAGCCGAACGCCCTGAACACCGGGGTGGCCCTGGCCCGCCACGACCTGATCGTCACCGTCGACGGCGACACCATCTTCGAGGACGACTCGATCCGCCGGCTCGTGCAGCCGTTCGCCGACCCGTCGGTGGGCGCCGTCGCCGGCAACGTGAAGGTCGGCAACCGCGCCAGCATGGTCGCGGTCTGGCAGCACATCGAGTACGTGATCGGCTTCAACCTGGATCGCCGCCTGTACGAGGTGATGAACTGCATGCCGACCGTGCCGGGCGCGATCGGCGCGTTCCGCCGGGAGGCCCTCGCGCAGGTCGGCGGCGTCAGCGACGAGACCCTCGCCGAGGACACCGACGTCACGATGGCCCTCTGCCGGGCCGGCTGGCGGGTCGTCTACGAGGAGAACGCCAAGGCCTGGACCGAGGCGCCGACCACGCTGGAGCAGCTCTACCGCCAGCGGTACCGGTGGAGCTACGGGACCATGCAGGCGATGTGGAAGCACCGCCGGTCGATCCTCGAGTCCGGCGCGTCGGGCCGGTTCGGCCGGGTCGGCCTGCCGTTCCTCGCGCTCTTCGGCGTCGCGCTGCCGATGCTGGCGCCGGTCGTCGACATCATGCTGATCTACGGCCTGGTCTTCTGGGAGCTCAGCGAGACCATGGTGGCCTGGCTCGGCATGCTGGCACTGCAGATGTTCACCGCGGCGGTGGCGTTCCGCTTCGACCGGGAATCACTCAAGCCGCTGCTCAAGCTGCCACTGCAGCAGTTCGCGTACCGGCAGTTGATGTATCTGGTCCTGCTCCAGTCGGCGACCACGGCGCTGACCGGTGGCCGGTTGCGCTGGCACAAGCTGAACCGGGCCGGTCTGGTCGCGCGGACGCCGTCGGCCGACCCCGTCGGTCCCTCCGGAGTCGTCGCGCCCGCGGTCGACTCATGGCCGCCGGTGCAGCCCGATTTCACCCCGATGCCGCGTACGCCGACCGGCCGTGCCGTGGCTCCCCCGGCCGTGCCCACCCAGGCGCTGCCACCCTACGAGTACTACCCCGATGAGCTTCCGCACGCCGGCTCGCCCCCGGCCGGGAGCTCCCGGCTCAAATGAGCCGGTAAGCGCACCGGTCCCGCGCCCGGCCGAACTGCAGCCGGTCGGGCGCGGGGCCGGTGACCGCCGTTCCCCAGGTCCTGGGCTCTCAGGCGACCGCGAGATCGCGGACCAGTTCGTTCGGGGTCATCTCCGCGTACGGGAAGACGACGTGCAGCGAGGTGCCGTCGCCGGGCCGGTCGGAGAGCGCCACCGTGGCGTGGTGCGCGTCGAGGATCCGCTTCGCCACGGCCAGGCCGCGGTCCGGGCCGGGCACATCCTTCGGATTGGCGATGGCGCCGTAGTAGAGATGCGGGAACAGGTCCGGCCGCATCCCGTCGGGCAGGTCCATGTCGTCGAGCCGCACGGTCGGCCCCGACTCCATCTCGGTGCCGACCCGCACCCGGCCGCCCTCGGGCGTGTACTTCACCGCCGCGAAGAGCAGATGGGTCAGCACCTGCTCCAGCCGGACCGGGTCGGCGATGATCGGCAGCGACGGACCGCCGGCCTGGTTCAGGATCCAGATGTGCTTGCTCGCCGCGATCGGCCGGACCGCCTCCACCGCCCGCTGCGTCACCCTGGTCAGATCGCACTGCCGCATGTGCAGGCTGTCCCCGCCCAGGCCGGCGTCGGCCATCGAGGTGAGGTGGCCGATGAGCTCGCGGAACCCTCGTACGTGCGCCGCGGTCGCCCGGCCGACCAGGTCGGCCATCTCGGCGTCGTGGTGGCCGGTGTCGCCGAGCCGGTCCAGGTACGCCGACATGAGCCGCAGCGACGACCGCAGCTCCCCGCCGACCAGCCCGGCCAGGTCGTCCTTGCGGCGTTCCAGCTCCTGCAGCCGGGCCGTGGTGTTCGCCAGCGCGAACGAGTACCGCCGCAGCTCCAACTGAGCGGTCACCTGCCGGGCCAGCGCGCGCAGGGCCTGCTGCTGCTCGTTGTCGAGCCGCCGGGGCACCGTGTCGAGCACGCAGAGGGTCCCGAGCGCGAAGCCGTCGGTGGTCAGCAGCGGCGCGCCGGCATAGAACCGGACGCCGTCCGCGGCCGTCACCGACGGGTTGTCGGCGAACCGGGCGTCCTCCCGGGCGTCCGGCACGATCAGCAGGTCACGGCCGAGGATGGCGTGCGCGCAGAACGACACGTCCCGCTCGGTCTCGGCCAGCGCCGAGCCGGTGCTCGCCTTGGCCCACTGGCGGTCGGCGTCGACCAGACTGACCATCGCGACCGGCGCCTCGCAGACGGTCGCCGCGAGCGCGACGATGTCGTCGAAATCCTTCTCCGGCGGGCTGTCGAGGATGTCGAGGGAGTACAGCGCGGCCAGCCGCTCGATCTCGTTGTCGGGCAGTGGAGCTTTCATAGGGCGTCACCTCCGGGACTTGCTCCAGAGATACCACCCAAAAGTAGCTGTTTTCATGTTTTGCCCTACCTCTGGTGTGACCTGTTACGTGCCACCGCGAAGATTTATTCGGGCGGTCGTATGCTTCGGCGCTGTGAGCACTGAGCAGTTCGTCTGCGGAACGTGCGGAGCCAAGCACGACGGCCCGCCGCTCAGCTTCGCCGCGCAGGCGCCGGACCTGTGGAAGCCGGAGATGGCCGGCGAGGAGGGCTGCCTGCTCGACGCCGACCTCTGCGTCGTCTTCGGGGAGCAGTTCTTCGTCCGCGGCCTGATCGAGGTGCCGGTGTGGGACATCGGCGGCGTGTTCTCGTACAGCATGTGGGTCTCGCTGAGCCGGCCCAACTTCACCCGCGCCGTCGACGTCTGGGAGCAGGACGGCCGCGAGTCCGAGCCGCCCTACTTCGGCTGGCTCTCCAACGCGATCGCCGGTTACGAGCCGTCGACGCTCAACCTGAAGACGAACGTGCACACCCGGCCGGTGGGGCAGCCGCCGTACATCGAGCTGGAGCCGACCGGCCACCCGCTCGCCGTCGAGCAGCTGGCCGGCATCACCATGGCCCGGGTCCAGGAGATCGCTTCGTTCCACCTGCACCGCACCGACGCGTTCTAGCCGGCTCGCAGCACCGCCGAGTCGAAGCGCTCGATCAGGTCGGCGCCGGTCGGCGGCGGACTCGGGCGATCCGGGTTCGGCCGGCGCAGGTAGTAGACCTTCCCGGTGAGCCAGGACAGCACGTCCCCGATCGGCTCGAACTGCCGTCCGGACTTCCCGACCAGCACCGGCTGGCCCTCGTTCTCGTTCCGCGGCCGGCTGCGGCCGACCTGCCAGGCCGTCCCCGGCGTCGCCCGCCGCACGGTCTCGGCCAGGTAGAACGCGATCGCGTCGAGCATCCGCAGCGACTCGTCCGACCAGTTGTACGGCGCCAGCATCCCGGTTCGGCCGTACCACATCGGCAGGTCCGCACCCCGGGGCCGGACGACGGTCGACCCGGTCTCCAGCGACACCCGGTCCATCGGCGCGTCATCGGCCCGCAGATGCAGGAAGCCGACCGCCCACTCCCAGAGCGGCCCGAGACCGTCCCGGGAGAAGTCCAGCGTGACCGGCGCGCCGGCCAGCAATGCCAGCCGCTGATCGCCGGCGGCCAGGTAGCGCCGCAGATAGTCCTCGTCGGACTCGCCGGACGGCCCCTCGTAGATCTCCGGGCCGTGCGGGCCTACCGACTCCGGCGCGACGAGGTCGAGCACCGCGTTCAGGGAGGCGCCGGTGAGGTCGTGCTCCTCCACGACGAACCGTGCCCCGCCACGCCGGGCCAGCTCCTGCAGCAGGCTCACGACCCGGGACAGCTCGGCCCGGTAGACACCCGGCGGGCGTTTCGGGTACGAGTCGGCGACCGAGACGACGATCTCGCTCACCCCGGTCCGCCCGGCCGACACCGACCACTGTGTGCTGGCCCGCTCGCCCTCCCAGAGCAGCTCGGCGAACTCGCCCCTGGCGACGCCCTCGGTCAGGTCCTCGTCGTCGTCTCCGAACAGCCTGCCGAGCAGGGCGACAGTGGTCGCCCTGCTCAGCTCGGCCCCGGACGGGACGACGCCCATGTCCAGGCTCACGTCACTAAGCTCCCGGCGCGTGGATCGTGAAGGGGATCTTGTTGTTCTTCAGGCACTCCAGCAGCGGCGGGTGGATTCCGACGCTGTTGTACTGGGCGTGCGCCACGAAGTGCCAGTGAATCCCGCTGATGTTCTTATTATGGGCGGCTTTGCCGGCTGCGGTGAGCGACCAGGCGTCCTTGAGGCACTCGTCGATGAGGCTCTCGGTCCAGGTCGGAACGCCGGTCTTCACCTCGTGCAGCACCGCTGATCCGTCCGGCTGCCGCTCGGCGCAGTCCGGTTTGCGCGTCCTGGACCTCGGGCTCGGATATCCCGGGGTGTCCACGACGTAGTCCGGCTCGCACGGACCGGTCAGGATCGCCCGTACCGCGTTCTCGCCGTCCCGCCAGTTGTACTGCGCGGGGATCTCCGGCCCGTCGACGTGGTTGGTGTCCGACATCGCGTCCTGGATGTCGGCCCACCGGGTGCGGTCGCCACGGGACATGGTCCGCACGTCGTTGCGGGTGAACCGGGAGGCCGCCGCGCTGAACCCCGCGTCGTCCCCGATCAGGAAGTTGTAGGTCTGCCCGAGGATCAGCTCCAGCGCCAGGTCCTTCACCGAGTCCGGGATCTTGTCGTACTTGGTGACGAACTTCAGCGTCTCCTGGAGCCGGTGCACGTACTTGAGCACGAACCGGGCCGCCTTGCCGGGGATCGCCACGGCATCGCCGACGTACGGAACCACGCCGAGGATGCTGAGACCGGCACTGACCCAGTCCCCGTTGATCAGGCCGGCGATGGTGTCCCGCAGGTCCGCGAGGCCACCGAGGATCCAGCCGACCACCGGGATCGCGCTGAGCCCGCCGGAGCAGAGGTTGCCGGCGAGCCAGGCCATCGAGTCCTTCGGCACGAAGTCACCGGCGAACATGCCCAGCAGGAAGTCGGTGACGTAGGTCCACTTGCTGATCCGCGGGTCCGGGCGGGCCGGGTCGAGACCCTGGTCCTCCACGTGCACGGTCTCGTAGTCGTCCCGCAGCGCGTCCCCGTCGGTGTCCTGGACCAGCGGGTTGATGCCCCAGTCGCCGACCTCCACGCCGTCGGAGAGCCCGTCGCCGTCGGTGTCGACGTTGTTCACGTCGGTGAGGATCTCCTGCTCCTCGACGTCGAGGAGACCGTCCCCGTCGGTGTCGAGCAGGGTCGGCGCCGGGACGATCGGCGGCGCGCCGCCACTCAGCGGCGGGTCGTTGCGCGGGTCCGCGACCAGCGGGTTGCGGCCCTGCGCCACCTCGGTGCCGTCGTCGACGCCGTCGCCGTCGGTGTCCGCCTCGGTGGGCGAGGTGCCCAGCTCCTGCTCGCGCAGGTTGGTGAGGCCGTCGCCGTCGACGTCCTCCTGGCCGTCCGGCGTGCCGTCGCCGTCGGTGTCCGGGTTGCCGGGCAGGGACAGGCCGGCCAGCGTGTAGATCTCGAACTTGTCGGTGAGGCCGTCGCCGTCCG comes from the Actinoplanes sp. OR16 genome and includes:
- a CDS encoding bifunctional polysaccharide deacetylase/glycosyltransferase family 2 protein; amino-acid sequence: MLGTLLIGFFVAVLVVQAYINAEFKNDHVETEVGDQAGVPLAIRGGGPIINTTGGQESTSRLPDRTIALTFDDGPDPVWTPKILKVLRDNDAHGTFFVVGSQVARHPELTRQVVDGGNELGVHTFTHPNMQRLAPWRRELELSQTQVAIARATGVKTNLARFPYSSKNAAIDDVNWKLVKEAGRHGYLVVVNDLDSEDWQRPGADKIVAGSTPAGDSSAVVLFHDAGGERSQTVEALAKFIPMMKARGYRFTTVTEGLNLSIAEKAAAAGRDRAESAEAITALPLNPDAPKHDEWRGMALIWTVRLADGLVLLVATLFVIVGALTIGRTGLLLLLATRHARQRRKPDWRWGPPVTEPVSVIVPAYNEKEGIEAAVRSLATGDYPEIEVVVVDDGSTDGTADLVERMGLPNVRVVRVPNGGKPNALNTGVALARHDLIVTVDGDTIFEDDSIRRLVQPFADPSVGAVAGNVKVGNRASMVAVWQHIEYVIGFNLDRRLYEVMNCMPTVPGAIGAFRREALAQVGGVSDETLAEDTDVTMALCRAGWRVVYEENAKAWTEAPTTLEQLYRQRYRWSYGTMQAMWKHRRSILESGASGRFGRVGLPFLALFGVALPMLAPVVDIMLIYGLVFWELSETMVAWLGMLALQMFTAAVAFRFDRESLKPLLKLPLQQFAYRQLMYLVLLQSATTALTGGRLRWHKLNRAGLVARTPSADPVGPSGVVAPAVDSWPPVQPDFTPMPRTPTGRAVAPPAVPTQALPPYEYYPDELPHAGSPPAGSSRLK
- a CDS encoding GAF domain-containing protein — protein: MKAPLPDNEIERLAALYSLDILDSPPEKDFDDIVALAATVCEAPVAMVSLVDADRQWAKASTGSALAETERDVSFCAHAILGRDLLIVPDAREDARFADNPSVTAADGVRFYAGAPLLTTDGFALGTLCVLDTVPRRLDNEQQQALRALARQVTAQLELRRYSFALANTTARLQELERRKDDLAGLVGGELRSSLRLMSAYLDRLGDTGHHDAEMADLVGRATAAHVRGFRELIGHLTSMADAGLGGDSLHMRQCDLTRVTQRAVEAVRPIAASKHIWILNQAGGPSLPIIADPVRLEQVLTHLLFAAVKYTPEGGRVRVGTEMESGPTVRLDDMDLPDGMRPDLFPHLYYGAIANPKDVPGPDRGLAVAKRILDAHHATVALSDRPGDGTSLHVVFPYAEMTPNELVRDLAVA
- a CDS encoding DUF2199 domain-containing protein produces the protein MSTEQFVCGTCGAKHDGPPLSFAAQAPDLWKPEMAGEEGCLLDADLCVVFGEQFFVRGLIEVPVWDIGGVFSYSMWVSLSRPNFTRAVDVWEQDGRESEPPYFGWLSNAIAGYEPSTLNLKTNVHTRPVGQPPYIELEPTGHPLAVEQLAGITMARVQEIASFHLHRTDAF